The proteins below come from a single Aspergillus oryzae RIB40 DNA, chromosome 5 genomic window:
- a CDS encoding putative neutral amino acid permease (predicted protein), translating into MLDNKKAEASMAYDDERTSPHGSVFEEKEVFKKTDTGVNFRKVGWFNAGVIFIKILFATGVLSLPSALYSLGAVGGSISIVAWGCFNTYCFVILGNFRTKHPHCHSIADMAEVVGGTIAKEATGLLFIIAYVLVTGSGIIGVSTALNALSHHAACTVWWSFLATVVIIATASIRKLEHVGWLTYAGFISIYAAVLIVVIGVTTRDRPAAAPQEGPYDLGFVAINNPGFAAGMVASCTIFVSSAGTSAFLPVISEMHNPKDYKKPLYFCMALVTASYLAFSLVVYRWCGKWVASPSLGSAGQTIKMVSYGVALVGLIVSATLYLHVAAKYVFVRILGNSRHLQANTVVHWGTWIASTVILGALAFILAEAIPIFNYLIALVGSVCFAPLAMSLPGWLWLYDHWHYKNGTMKDKAVFVLHCGLVLLGLFFLVGATYGVVIQIVDAYSSGTIGNPITCSPNS; encoded by the exons ATGCTGGACAACAAGAAGGCAGAGGCTAGTATGGCCTATGACGACGAGCGAACGAGCCCCCATGGGTCGGTTTTTGAGGAAAAAGAGGTCTTCAAGAAGACCGATACTGGAGTCAACTTCCGCAAAGTTGGGTGGTTCAATGCGGGCGTGATCTTCATTAAGATCCTCTTTGCGACAGGGGTGTTGTCACTACCATCAGCGCTATATTCACTGGGTGCCGTGGGAGGTTCGATTAGTATCGTGGCTTGGGGATGCTTCAATACCTACTGTTTTGTTATTCTAGGCAACTTTCGCACAAAACATCCTCACTGCCATTCGATCGCTGACATGGCTGAGGTCGTCGGAGGCACAATTGCAAAGGAGGCGACGGGGTTATTGTTCATTATTGCTTATGTCCTGGTGACAGGTAGTGGAATTATTGGCGTGTCGACCGCGCTAAATGCCCTTTCACACCACGCCGCGTGCACTGTCTGGTGGTCATTTCTTGCCACGGTTGTCATTATCGCGACCGCCTCCATTCGCAAACTTGAGCATGTGGGCTGGCTCACCTATGCTGGCTTTATTTCTATTTATGCCGCCGTACTAATCGTTGTGATCGGGGTAACCACACGAGACCGGCCAGCAGCCGCACCTCAGGAGGGCCCATATGACCTAGGCTTCGTGGCCATCAATAACCCCGGGTTTGCGGCCGGCATGGTGGCCTCCTGCACAATCTTCGTGTCGTCAGCCGGCACCAGCGCCTTTCTGCCTGTCATCTCGGAGATGCATAACCCAAAAGATTACAAGAAGCCACTATACTTCTGTATGGCTCTTGTCACCGCTTCGTACCTCGCCTTTAGCTTGGTCGTCTATCGCTGGTGTGGGAAGTGGGTAGCGAGCCCATCTTTGGGG AGTGCAGGACAAACGATCAAGATGGTATCTTACGGTGTTGCCTTGGTGGGATTGATTGTGAGCGCCACACTTTACCTGCAT GTGGCGGCCAAATATGTCTTTGTACGTATACTAGGAAATTCGCGGCACTTGCAGGCCAACACAGTCGTTCATTGGGGTACTTGGATTGCAAGCACGGTTATCCTCGGTGCCCTTGCGTTCATCCTGGCGGAGGCGATTCCGATCTTCAACTATCTCATTGCCCTTGTGGGCTCCGTGTGTTTTGCCCCACTCGCCATGAGCCTTCCGGGCTGGCTGTGGCTATACGACCACTGGCATTACAAGAACGGTACCATGAAAGACAAGGCTGTGTTCGTCCTGCACTGCGGCCTGGTGCTGCtgggtcttttctttttggttggAGCGACGTACGGCGTCGTAATTCAGATTGTTGATGCCTACAGCTCCGGGACTATTG GAAATCCTATAACTTGCTCGCCAAATTCATAG